The following proteins are encoded in a genomic region of Candidatus Obscuribacterales bacterium:
- a CDS encoding ABC transporter permease has product MSRSSALRYYVLSRLLLAPLMLWTVITIVFLLLRVSGNPVDATLGPRAPESAKEALRIELGLDAPLWLQYVRYLGALLQLDLGTSIVNRGQTVWQIIRDYFPATVELTLLSMLVSVVVGVAIGSLAASRPNTAVDAGGRLFGIITYAVPMYWFGMVLQLIFGVWLGWFPTSLRYTPGLSPDPGFTGLYVVDSLFQGRFDQLGIALHHLALPSLTLGILLSGIFERMVRINLKQTLRSDYVEAARARGIPEYRVVLIHALRNALIPVVTVLGLTIASLLGGAILTEATFSWPGLAFRLYEAIRMRDYPVVQGIMVFFGAIVAIASIAIDILNAYIDPRIRY; this is encoded by the coding sequence ATGTCCCGCTCTAGCGCCCTACGATACTACGTTCTATCTCGGTTGCTCTTAGCGCCCCTGATGCTGTGGACGGTGATCACCATTGTGTTTTTGCTGCTGCGGGTCAGCGGCAATCCCGTTGATGCCACCCTCGGCCCCCGTGCGCCAGAGAGCGCCAAGGAAGCACTGCGGATAGAGCTGGGCCTAGATGCGCCCCTGTGGCTGCAATATGTGCGATATCTGGGTGCTTTGCTCCAGCTTGATCTGGGCACTTCTATTGTCAATCGGGGGCAAACCGTTTGGCAGATCATCCGCGACTATTTTCCCGCCACGGTGGAGCTAACGCTGTTGAGTATGCTGGTGTCGGTGGTGGTCGGGGTGGCGATCGGATCCCTGGCTGCCTCCCGGCCCAACACGGCGGTCGATGCCGGAGGGCGACTGTTTGGCATCATCACCTATGCTGTGCCCATGTACTGGTTTGGCATGGTGCTACAGCTCATTTTCGGCGTGTGGCTGGGCTGGTTTCCCACCAGCTTGCGCTATACCCCCGGTCTCAGCCCTGACCCTGGCTTCACGGGGCTTTACGTCGTCGATAGTCTATTCCAAGGACGGTTTGACCAACTGGGCATCGCCCTACATCACCTAGCCCTGCCTAGTCTGACCCTAGGCATTTTGCTCAGCGGCATTTTTGAACGCATGGTGCGAATTAACCTCAAGCAAACCCTGCGGTCAGACTACGTGGAAGCGGCGCGGGCCAGGGGCATTCCCGAATATCGGGTTGTGCTCATCCATGCCCTGCGCAATGCCTTAATTCCCGTGGTCACGGTCTTGGGATTAACCATTGCCTCCCTGCTGGGGGGAGCTATTCTCACCGAGGCCACCTTTTCCTGGCCAGGACTAGCCTTCCGGTTGTACGAGGCGATCCGGATGCGCGATTACCCGGTTGTACAAGGAATCATGGTATTTTTTGGAGCCATTGTGGCGATCGCCAGCATTGCGATTGATATTCTCAACGCCTACATCGATCCACGCATCCGCTATTAG
- a CDS encoding aldo/keto reductase — protein sequence MMQYRRFGRTNLQIPVFSCGGMRYQHSWKDVPAFTIPRDRQDNLEATIRRSLEVGIHHIETARGYGTSEIQLGRILPTFPRQDLIVQTKVSPTKDPKEFRRTVETSLANLKLDHVDLLGLHGINTAELLDHSIRPGGCLEVAQQLQREGKVRFIGFSTHAPLPVILTAIETGQFDYVNLHWYYINQFNWPAIEAATRHDMGVFIISPSNKGGNLYSPPQKLVDLCQPLSPMVFNDLFCLNHPQVHTLSIGAARPGDFDEHLKTLDYLHRADEVLPPILERLEQEAIAQLGESWYRTWHEGLPDPSETPGGINIPVILWLRNLAIAYDMVEYGQMRYNLLGNGGHWFPGARAEQVDRLDLRTCLANSHHADRIPDALKDAHRRLGGKTVQRLSQS from the coding sequence ATGATGCAATATCGGCGTTTTGGACGGACAAACCTGCAAATTCCGGTGTTTTCCTGTGGCGGGATGCGCTACCAGCATTCCTGGAAAGACGTGCCCGCGTTCACCATTCCCCGCGATCGCCAAGACAACCTAGAAGCCACGATTCGGCGATCGCTAGAGGTGGGTATTCATCACATCGAAACTGCTCGGGGCTACGGCACTTCAGAAATCCAGCTTGGACGCATTCTGCCCACGTTTCCGCGCCAGGATTTAATCGTACAAACCAAGGTATCGCCCACCAAGGATCCCAAAGAGTTTCGCCGCACCGTGGAAACGTCGTTGGCTAACCTCAAGCTCGATCATGTAGATCTGCTGGGTCTGCATGGCATCAATACCGCCGAGTTGTTAGACCACAGCATTCGTCCTGGCGGCTGCCTAGAGGTCGCCCAGCAGCTTCAGCGCGAAGGCAAGGTACGCTTCATCGGTTTCTCAACCCATGCTCCCCTGCCGGTGATCCTCACAGCGATCGAGACAGGACAGTTCGACTACGTCAACCTGCATTGGTACTACATCAATCAGTTCAACTGGCCGGCTATTGAAGCCGCGACCCGCCATGACATGGGCGTTTTTATCATTAGCCCCTCCAATAAAGGCGGCAATCTCTACAGTCCTCCCCAGAAGCTGGTGGATCTCTGCCAACCCCTGAGTCCGATGGTCTTCAACGATCTCTTCTGCCTCAATCATCCCCAAGTGCATACCCTCAGCATTGGCGCTGCCCGCCCAGGCGATTTTGATGAACACCTGAAAACCTTGGACTACCTGCACCGTGCCGATGAGGTGCTGCCCCCCATTCTGGAGCGATTGGAACAAGAAGCGATCGCTCAACTCGGAGAATCCTGGTATCGCACCTGGCACGAGGGGTTACCCGATCCAAGTGAAACCCCCGGCGGCATCAATATTCCCGTAATCCTCTGGCTGCGCAACCTAGCGATCGCCTACGACATGGTGGAGTATGGGCAAATGCGCTATAACCTCCTGGGCAACGGTGGGCATTGGTTTCCCGGTGCCAGAGCGGAACAGGTTGATCGCTTGGATCTGCGAACATGCCTAGCCAACAGCCACCATGCCGATCGCATTCCTGACGCCCTCAAAGATGCCCATCGACGCCTAGGCGGCAAAACCGTCCAGCGGCTTTCCCAGAGTTAA
- a CDS encoding ABC transporter substrate-binding protein, with protein MMNGLGSLRRGGRSLTQLIGLFCLCLFLTVSCGGGSSSTDSAATDSSANGRLTLGTTLTVRTVDPADTYEIFPGILLYNLGDRLYTYEPGTTDLVPQLATEMPQISDDGLTYTIPLRDDVTFHDGSPFNAEAMVFSIQRFMENGGRPAYLLSDKIASVEASGDYEITIQLSAPFAGFPSLLAFSGVTPVPPSAYEIGPGSFQPTSFIGTGPYKLSQIGADLVRLDVNEDYWGEAPANNGLDIQIFSSPANLFNAFRTNTVDIAYQTLDPDQISSLVREAETNNWQVEEAGSTVINYLVLNQKMEPYDNLDVRKAIASLIDRPLLNERVFQGQAEPLYSILPTSFSEYEPVFQEAYGDGDAEKAKAFLESAGFSESNPLPLEIWYISTSTTDGLAASTLEASIEQQVPGLVDVTLQGVESATAFENLGDGIYPTFILNWYPDFYDVDTFIHPFLHCDEGSPETGCTSGQTQAGGSFYYSDRVIDLVNQQRLESDVEARRAIIAELQQSLVEDVPYVPLWQKKDYAFSQPNVDGFSIQPTQQVLFWQLSKS; from the coding sequence ATGATGAACGGTCTCGGTTCCTTGCGTCGAGGTGGGCGATCGCTCACTCAGTTGATTGGATTATTCTGTCTGTGCCTGTTTCTCACCGTAAGCTGCGGGGGCGGCTCGTCTTCCACTGACTCCGCCGCCACTGACAGCAGCGCTAACGGACGCCTCACCCTAGGCACGACCCTCACAGTACGCACGGTGGATCCAGCCGATACCTACGAAATTTTTCCCGGCATCTTGCTCTACAATTTGGGCGATCGCCTCTATACCTACGAGCCAGGCACCACTGACCTCGTACCCCAACTGGCCACCGAGATGCCCCAAATCAGCGACGATGGGCTCACCTACACCATTCCGCTGCGCGACGACGTTACCTTTCACGACGGCAGCCCCTTCAATGCCGAGGCCATGGTCTTTTCCATCCAGCGGTTTATGGAGAATGGCGGTCGCCCTGCCTACCTGCTGTCCGATAAAATTGCCTCTGTGGAAGCCAGCGGCGACTACGAAATCACCATTCAACTCTCGGCCCCCTTTGCCGGCTTTCCCTCCCTCCTAGCCTTTTCCGGCGTGACGCCCGTACCCCCCAGCGCCTACGAAATTGGCCCCGGCTCCTTCCAGCCCACCTCCTTCATCGGTACCGGCCCCTACAAGCTCAGCCAGATAGGAGCCGACCTAGTGCGCCTTGACGTGAATGAAGACTACTGGGGCGAGGCACCGGCCAATAACGGGTTAGACATTCAGATTTTCTCCAGCCCTGCCAACTTGTTCAACGCCTTTAGAACCAACACCGTTGATATTGCTTACCAAACCCTGGATCCTGATCAAATCAGCAGCTTGGTGCGCGAGGCAGAAACCAACAACTGGCAGGTGGAAGAGGCGGGCAGCACCGTGATCAACTATCTGGTGCTCAACCAGAAGATGGAGCCCTACGATAATCTGGATGTGAGAAAAGCGATCGCCTCCTTGATTGACCGGCCCCTATTGAACGAACGGGTTTTCCAAGGGCAGGCAGAACCGCTCTACAGCATTTTGCCCACCAGCTTCTCGGAATATGAGCCCGTGTTTCAAGAAGCCTATGGCGATGGTGATGCTGAGAAGGCCAAAGCCTTTCTAGAATCTGCTGGATTTTCTGAGAGCAATCCCTTGCCGCTAGAAATTTGGTACATTTCTACTTCCACCACCGACGGCTTGGCCGCCAGCACCCTAGAGGCGTCGATTGAACAACAGGTGCCCGGTCTGGTGGACGTAACCCTCCAGGGCGTAGAATCTGCCACCGCATTTGAAAATCTCGGGGATGGCATCTATCCCACCTTTATCCTCAACTGGTACCCTGATTTCTACGACGTCGATACCTTCATTCATCCCTTCCTCCACTGTGATGAAGGTTCGCCAGAAACCGGCTGCACCTCAGGACAAACCCAGGCAGGTGGTTCGTTCTACTACAGCGATCGCGTCATTGACTTGGTCAATCAGCAGCGCCTAGAGTCGGATGTAGAAGCTCGCCGGGCTATTATCGCCGAGCTACAACAGAGTCTGGTTGAGGATGTCCCCTACGTGCCGCTGTGGCAGAAAAAGGACTATGCCTTCAGCCAGCCTAATGTGGATGGATTTTCCATTCAGCCCACGCAGCAGGTGCTATTCTGGCAACTTAGTAAGTCTTAG